In the genome of Streptomyces sp. Tu 3180, the window CCGGCTGGGTGGAGGAGAACTGGTCGACGTGGCTCGCGATCGGGCTCCGGGTCCTGCTGATCGTGGTGATAGCTGCGGTGCTGCGCGTGGTGGTGCGGCGGGCGATCACCAAGCTGATCGACCGCATGTCCCGCACCGGGCAGGCGGTGGACGGCAGCGCGCTCGGCGGGCTGCTGGTCAACGCCGAACGGCGGCGCCAGCGCTCGCAGGCGATCGGCTCGGTGCTGCGCTCGGTGGCGTCGTTCCTGATCCTGGGCACGGCCGCGCTGATGGTCCTCGGCACCTTCCAGATCAACCTGGCCCCGCTGCTGGCCTCGGCCGGCGTCGCCGGTGTGGCGATCGGCTTCGGCGCGCGCAACCTGGTGACGGACTTCCTCTCCGGCGTCTTCATGATCCTGGAGGACCAGTACGGCGTCGGCGACACGATCGACGCCGGGGTGGCCGCCGGCGAGGTCATCGAGGTCGGGCTGCGAGTGACCAAGCTGCGCGGCGAGGGCGGCGAGATCTGGTACGTCCGCAACGGCGAGGTCAAGCGCATCGGCAACCTCTCCCAGGGCTGGGCGACCGCCAACGTGGACGTCACGGTCCGCGCGGACGAGGACCTGGACCGGGTGCGGGCCACGCTGGGCGAGGTCGCCGAGAAGATGGGCAAGGAGGAGCCCTGGAACGAGCTCCTGTGGGGCCCGATCGAGGTGCTCGGCCTGGACTCGGTGCTGCTGGACTCGATGGTGATGCGCGTCTCGGGCAAGACGATGCCCGGCAAGTCCCTGACCGTGGAGCGCGAGCTGCGCTGGCGCGTCAAGCGCGCCTTCGACGCGGCCGGCATCCGCATCGTTGGCGGCGCCACGGCCGCGGAGGACGTGGAGGCCGCCGCCCCCGACCCGACGGCGGGCGTCGCCCCTCCCTCCGCCTACGCGAGCACGGCCTCCCCGCAGTCGGCCGCCGCGTCCCCGCTGCCCCCGCCGAGCACCACCAAGTGACCACCCCGTGGGAGGGGCGGCGTCCGGAAACGCTTCCGGACGCCGCCCCTCTCCCGTGTCCGCCCCCTCTTGACGCCTCCCCGTCACGGGCCTACGTTCCCCCCACCGAAAGGAAACTTTCCTAACCGTCGTCGGCGCGCGGAAGGGCAGGTGGCGCACCCCGTGGCAGGAACCGCCGGCACACCGGGCACCCCGCGCGTGCTGCGCGCCATGAACGACCGCGCCGCCCTGGACCTCCTGCTGGAGCACGGGCCGCTGTCGCGCACCCGGATCGGCAGGCTCACCGGCCTGTCCAAGCCGACCGCCTCCCAGCTCCTGGCCCGCCTGGAAGCGGCCGGGCTGGTCCTGGCCGCCGGCACCACCGAGGGCCGCCCCGGCCCCGGCGCCCGGCTGTACGAGGTCAACCCGGCCACCGCACACGTCGCCGGGCTGGACGTCACCCCGGAGCGGATCCGCGCCGCCGTCGCCGACATCACCGGCCGCACGGTCGGCCGGCACGAACTGCCCACCTCCGGCCGCCGCTCCGGCACCCCCGTCGTCCGCCGGGTCACCGACGCCCTGGACGGCGCCGTGAAGGCGGCGGGACTGTCCCGCGCCGACCTCCACCGCCTGGTCATCGGCACCCCGGGCGCCTTCGACCCGAACACCGGCCGCCTGCGCTACGCCTCCCACCTGCCCGGCTGGCACTCCCCCGCGCTGCTCGACGAACTCGCCGCCGCGCTGCCCGTGCCCTTCGCCTACGAGAACGACGTCAACCTGGTCGCCCTCGCCGAACAGCGCCTGGGGGCGGCCCGGAACCACACCGACTTCGTCCTGCTCTGGAACCAGGAGGGCCTGGGCGCCGCCCTGGTGCTCGGCGGGCGGCTGCACCGGGGCTTCACCGGCGGCGCGGGCGAGGTCGGCTTCCTGCCGGTGCCGGGCACCCCCCTGGTCCGCCGGGTCACCAGGGCGGGCAGCGGCGGCTACCAGGAGCTGGCCGGTCCCCGGGCCGTCCTGGGGCTGGCCCGCGAACTGGGCGTCGAGGACATCCCGCGGGGCCCGTGCGCCGAGGTGGCCGCCGCCCTCGTCGAACGTGCCGCCGCCGACCCGGACGACGAGGCCCACCACCGGTTCCTGAGGGCCTACGCCACCCGCCTGGCCACCGGCCTCGCCTCCCTGGTCTGCGTCCTCGACCCCGAACTCGTCGTCCTGAGCGGCACCGGCCTCACCTCCGGCGGCGAGGTGCTGCGCGCCCTGATCCGGGCCGAACTGGAGGAACTGGCCGCGGCCCGCCCGCGCCTGGTGCTGGGCGGCGTCCGCGAACACCCCGTGCTGCGCGGCGCGCTGGAGAGCGCGCTGGCGACGACCCGCGACGAGGTCTTCGACACCTCCCGCTGACCGCCCCGCGCCGTGCCGGCCGCGCCGCGGCGGGGACGGCGCCCTCGTCCGAGCGAAGGGAAGGCCATGAAACTCACCGTCGTGGGCGGAGGCTCGACCTACACGCCCGAACTCGTCGACGGCTTCGCCCGCCTGCGGGACGCGCTCCCCCTCACCGAACTGGTCCTCACCGACCCGGCGACGGACCGCCTGGACCTCGTCGCGCCCCTGTCCCGCCGCATCTTCGCCCGCCGGGGCCACCCCGGCAGGATCACCACCACCACCGACCTGGACGCGGCGGTGGACGGCGCCGACGCGGTCCTCCTCCAGCTGCGCGTGGGCGGCCAGGCGGCCCGGCAGCAGGACGAGACCTGGCCCCTGGAGTGCGGCTGCGTGGGCCAGGAGACCACCGGCGCCGGCGGCCTGGCCAAGGCGCTGCGCACGGTCCCGGTCGTCCTGGACATCGCCGACCGGGTCCGCCGCGCCAGCCCCGGCGCCTGGATCATCGACTTCACCAACCCCGTCGGCATCGTCACCCGCGCCCTGCTGCGGGCCGGCCACCGGGCGGTGGGCCTGTGCAACGTGGCCATCGGCCTCCAGCGCACGTTCGCCGCCCGCCTCGGCACCGACCCCGCCGGCCTGCACCTGGACCACGTGGGCCTGAACCACCTCACCTGGGAGACGGCGGTGCGCCTCGGCGGCCCCGGGGGCGAGGACGTCCTGCCCCGCCTCCTCGCCGGCCACGGCGACGCGATCGCCGCCGACCTGCGGCTGCCCCGCGCCCTCCTGGACCGCCTGGGGGCCGTCCCCTCCTACTACCTGCGCTACTACTACGCCCACGACGAGGTCGTGCGGGAGCTGCGCACCAGGCCCTCCCGGGCCGCCGAGGTCGCCGACATGGAGCGCCGCCTGCTCGCCCTCTACGCCGACCCCGCCCTCGACGAGAAGCCGGCCCTCCTGGCACAACGCGGCGGCGCCTACTACTCCGAGGCGGCGGTGGACCTCGCCGCCGCCCTCCTGCGCGGCGCCGGAAGCCCCCACCAGGTGGTCAACACCCTCAACGACGGCACCCTCCCCTTCCTGCCCGACGACGCGGTGATCGAGGTCCAGGCCGCCGTCGGCCCGAAGGGCGCGGCCCCCCTGCCCGCGGCCCCCGTCGACCCCCTCTTCGCGGGACTGATGGCGAACGTCACCGCGTACGAGGACCTCGCCCTGGAAGCCGCCCTGCACGGCACCCGCGCCCGCGTGTTCCGCGCCCTCCTCGCCCACCCCCTGATCGGCCAGTACGAGTACGCCGACCGCCTCGCCGACACCCTGATCGCACACAACCGGGAGCACCTCGCGTGGGCCTGACCGCGGGCGTGCTCGCCGTCGACGCCGGCAACAGCAAGACGGACGTGGCCGTGGTCGCCCCCGACGGCACGGTCCTCGCCACGGCCCGGGGCGCGGGCTTCCGCCCGCCCGCCGTGGGCCTGGACACGGCGATGGCCGCCCTGTCCGCCACCGTCGCCCGGGCCCTCGCCGCCGCCCGCACGCCCACCGTCGCCCATGTCTCGGCCTGCCTGGCCAACGCGGACCTCCCGGTCGAGGAACGACAGCTCGCCGCGGCCCTGCGGGCCCGCGGCTGGGGCACCACCGTCGAGGTCCGCAACGACACCTTCGCCGTCCTGCGCGCCGGGGTCACCGAACCCCGCGGCGTGGCCGTGGTCTGCGGCGCGGGCATCAACTGCGTCGGCATGCGCCCCGACGGCCGCACCGCCCGCTTCCCGGCCCTCGGCCGCATCTCCGGTGACTGGGGCGGCGGCTGGGCCCTGGCCGAGGAGGCCCTCTGGCACGCGGCCCGCGCCCAGGACGGCCGCGGCGCCCCCACCGCCCTGGCCCGCACCCTCCCGGCCCACTTCGGCCTCCCCGACGTGCCGGCCCTCGTCGAGGCCCTGCACCTGCGCCACGTCCCCCCGGCCCGCCGCCACGAACTGACCCCGGTGCTCTTCGCCACGGCGGCCGGCGGCGACCCCGTCGCCCGGGCGATCGTCGACCGCCAGGCCGACGAGGTCGTCACGATGGCCACGGTCGCCCTGGCCCGCCTCGGCCTCCTCGACGAGGAGACCCCCGTCGTCCTGGGCGGCGGTGTCCTGGCGGCCGGGCACCCCCGGCTCACCGACCGCGTCCGCGCCCTCCTCGCCGACCGGGCCCCCAGGGCCGTCCCCCGGACCGTCACCGCCGCCCCGGTCCTGGGCGCGGCCCTCCTGGGCCTCGACCGCCTGGCGGCCCCACCGGAGTCCCACCACCGCCTGCGGGCGCACTACGAGACCTGACGGCGCGGCGTGCGGCGGGAGGTGACGGGGCGTCCGCCCGCGGCGGCCGGCGCGTCGGCGTCCGCACCGGGAACCGAACGGATTCCCCGGGCGTGTTCGTGGGCAGGGGGTGGTGCGGGACGGAGAACCACGCCGGAACTCCCGGCGACCGCAACGCGATCGGTCCAAGATCGCGCCAACCCGGTGCGGATGCCGGTCCCGGCAGCGATACTTGCCGCGACGGATGGCCATGGGGGAGGTCAAGTGACACACACGCCGGACGGCAGCACGGCGCCACCGGGTTCCGCCCTGCCACCGCCGCCCGTCCTGCCGGCGGTACCGCCGCAGCCCTCCCCCGTCCCCGCTCCGGCGCCCGCGCCCGGCACCCAGCACCCCGCGCCCCAACCGCCGGAGGCCCGCCGCACCGCCTTCGCCGAGGGCGCGGACCGCCTGCGCCGAGCCGCCACCACCGAGCCCGGCCGCCTCCGCATCATCGGCGCGGTCCTCGCCGCCCTCGTCCTCGCCTTCGGCGCCGTCACCGCCTGGCAGACGAGCGACCGGACGGCCGCGGCGGACGACGTCCTGACCGGCAGTCAGCCGCTCACCTCGGACGCCGCCGACATCTACCGCTCCCTCGCCGACGCCAACACCGCGGCCTCCAGCGGCTTCCTCGCCGGCGGCCAGGAGACCGCCGCCTCCCGGGACCGCTACGAGGAGGGCATCCGCACCGCGGCCGCCAAACTCGTCAAGGCCGCGGCGGGCTCCGACCCCGGTTCCCCGTCCACGGCGACGATCGCCCGGCTCAACCGCCTGCTCCCCGAGTACAAGGGCCTGGTGGAGCGGGCCCGCACCTACAACCGCCAGGGCTTCCCCGTGGGCGGCGCCTACCTGCGGTACGCGAACGAGAAGATGCAGGAGGAGATGCTCCCGGCGGCGGAGGACCTCTACGAGAGGGAGAACCAGCGCCTGAGCGCCGACTACGCGGACGCGACCCCGTACCCCTGGGCCGCCATCGCCCTCGGCGTCCTCGCGCTGGCCGTGCTCGCCTGGGCCCAGCGCCGCACCTACCTGCGCACCAACCGCGTGCTCAACCACGGCCTGGTCGCGGCCACCGCGGCGACCACGGTGGTCCTCCTCTGGCTGACCGCCGGCCACAGCGTCGCCCGCTCGGGCCTCGACGACTCCCGCGACCACGGCGTGCGCTCGCTCAACGTGCTGTACGACGCCCGCATCGCCTCGCTGAAGGCCCGCGGCAACGAGAACCTCACGCTGGTGGCCCGCGGCGCCGAGACGAAGAAGGTCGGCGACGAGACCGTCGACGCCTACGACCACGACTTCGAGCGCGACATGGACGCCCTCGCCGAGGGCCTGGCCCGGGCGGAGCGGCTCGCGGACGACGACAGCGGCGCGCGACCGGTCACCTCGGCGGTGGGCGACATGACCGAGTGGCTCAGGCGTCACGAGGCCGCCCGCGAGCAGGACGAGAACGGCGACTACCGGCAGGCGCTGGCCATGGTGATCGGTGCCGAGGGCGCGACCGGCGAGTGCTTCGACAACGTCGACGAGAACCTGGCCACGGCGATCGAGCACGAGCAGGGCGAGTTCAAGCAGGCGGCCGGCGACGGCCGGGACGCGCTGACGGGCCTGCCGGCCGGCGCGGCCGGCCTCGCGGTCGTGGGCGCGGCCGGCGCGGTGCTGGGCATCGGCCGCAGGCTGTCGGAGTACCGGTGAGAGGGGGCGTGACGATGAACGCACGACGCGTACGGGCCGGCCTGAGGGGCTGGGGCGGCGTGGGCGCGATGGCCGTCGCCTGCGCCCTCGCGCTGGTCTTCGCGCTGGTGCTCACCCGCACCGGAGCCCCGGCCGACGACGCCGGCCGGTCCGTGGCCCACGCCGCCCCGGCCCGGGTGGACGAGGAGTGCGCGGACCCGGAGAAGCAGACCCTGTCCCCCTCCCGCGCGGACGGCGCGACCATCGAGGCGATCAAGAACCGCCGGGGCGAGAAGCGCAAGCTGATCGTCGGGGTCGACCAGAACAGCTACCACTGGGGCTACCGGGACCCCAACGGCGGTGAGAGCGGACGGCTCGAGGGCTTCGACATCGACCTGGTGCACCGCATCGCCGAGGACATACTCGGCGACCCGGACGCGGTCCAGTTCAAGGCGATCCCCACCGACCAGCGCATCCCGGCGATCCAGGCCGGCCGGGTCGACATGGTGGTCCGCACCATGACGATCAACTGCACGCGCCTGGAGGAGGTGGCGTTCTCCGCGCCCTACTTCCGGACGGGCCAGCAGGTCCTGGCCCCGAGGTCGTCACCGGTCGAGGGGTACGACGGGACGCTCGCGGACCGGAGGATCTGCACGGCGGCCGGCTCCACCGCGTACGCGAAGCTGGAGGAGGACAAGAAGGCCGGACGGCTCCCGGAGTCCGCCGACATCCGCACCACCGTCCCCAACCAGCTGGACTGCCTGGTGCGTCTGCAGCTCGGCGAGGTCGACGCGGTGGTCACCGACGGCGCGCTCGCGGCGAGCCAGGCCGCGCAGGACCCGACGGTCCGGCTCAAGGGCGAGGCCTTCACGACCGAGTACTACGGCGTGGCGATGAAGAAGGACGCGGACGACCTGGTCCGCCGGGTCAACCAGATCCTGGTGGAGTTCCGCGCGGACCCCGAGGACGGCTGGCAGGCCTCCTACGACAGGTGGCTGTCGGACACGCTGGGCGAGGACTCGTCGAAGTCGGAGCCACCGGCGCCCGTGTACGCGCGCGGGAACTGACCCGCGGAACGGACCGGCGACGCACCGCAACACCACCAACCACCCGCAGCGAGAGGTGATCGATGGGCGACACGGACCCCACCGGGCCGGTGATGGACCGGGACGAGGTGGACCGTGCGCTGGCGCGGCTCGGCGCCGAGCACGAGGCGATCGAGACCTCGCTCCTCGCCCTCCAGGACCACGCGGGCCGGAGGCTCCTGGAGGGCGCGCGGCTCACCGGGCTCACCCAGGAGCGCTGGACGGCCACGGAGGCGGCGATCACGCTGCTGTGGACGTACTTCGACGCCTACACGGACGCGTTGCGCACCGCCCGGGAGACCCGGGCCCGCCGCCGCTGGTCCAGCCGCGAGGACCTGGTGGAGCTGACGGAGCTGCTGCGCGGCGAGTGCGTCACGGTGGCCGGTTCGGCGGCCGCCGCCGCGGGCGCCCCGGCGCCGGACGGCCCGCGGGGGCGCCTCAGCGAGCGCTACTCCCTGGCGGCCCTCGTCGACCGGATGAACGAGCTGTACGCGTCCTCGCTCGACGTGGTCGTCGCCGCGGACGTGGTGTGGTCGGCGCTGCCCGCCCGGATCGACCTCCTGGCCGCCGAACTCCAGCGCACCCGCAAGCTCGCGCACTCCGTCGGGGTGCGCCCCGGCGAGCACCCGGCGGGCGACGACCTGGAGCGGATCACCCGCACCCTGACCCGGCTGCGCGAGCAGGTGATCTCCGACCCGCTGGCGTTCTGGCAGCCGGACCGGGGCAGTTCGGCGCCGGGCGGCGGCAGACCGGACACCACGGTGTACGACCGCGAGGCGCGCGCCCTGGAGGACGTGCGCCGCGAGATCGAGGCGGTGCTGACGGTCCGCCAGGACGCCGAGAAGCGCATCGTCCGGCTGCGGGACGTGCTGTCCCGCGCCGACCGCACCCTCGCCGAGGCCCGTACCGCCCGCGGCGAGGTGCTCGCGAAGATCGCCGCGACGGAGGTGCCGGTCGTCAGCGGACCGCCGACCGCGCTGCAGGAGCAGTTGTCGACGGCCGCCGAGTACCGCAGGCACGCCCAGTGGCACCGCCTGTCCCCCCTGCTGGAGTCCCTGGAGCAGAAGGCGGAGGACGAACTGCTGCGCGCCCGCGAGTCGCTGACCGCGGTCACCGCGCCCCTGGCGGTCCGCGCCGAGCTGCGCGGCCGGCTCGACGCGTACAGGGCGAAGGTGGCCCGGCACGGCCTCGCGGAGGACCCCGTCCTGGTGGAGCGGTACGAGAAGGCGCGCCGCATGCTGTGGAGCGCGCCCTGCGACCTGCGCGCCGCCGAGCAGGCGGTGCTGCGCTACCAGCAGGCGGTCGCGGAACTGCTCGGCACCGCGCCGCGGGTGCCCGGCCCGGGCGTACCGGATCAGGGCACGCCCGACGACCGGAGGGGGCCGGGCGCATGAGCGACGAGGGGGAGGCAGCCGCATGAGCCAGGCGGAGGAGGGGACGGAGAGCCGGACCCACGGCCAGGACCCGCACCGGGCGCGGCCCGCGGCCCCGGGCACCTGTCAGCGCCCCGGCTGCGACGGCACGTACGAGGACGTCGGCGGCGGCGAGCTGTACTGCGACACCTGCGGTCTCGCGCCGGTCGTGTCGGCGTCGGGGTCTCCCCCGCCCGAGCGCGGCCGGGAGCCCGGGGAGGGCATGGTCGGCTCGTCCCCGACCGGCGTCACGGGCGGCGGCCGGGACTCGCGCGGCTCGTCCGGCAGCGGCGGCCCCCGCTCCGGCAGCCGCGGTTCGCGCGCGTCGTCGCGGTCGTCGCAGTCGTCGAGGTCCCGCCGCTCGGTCTCGGGCCGGCTGTCCCGCTCGCTGTCGGGCCGGGCCACGGGCCGCTCGGTGTCGGTGCGCAGCTCCGGCTCCGGGGCCGGCTCCTCGAACCGGGGCCGGCTCGGCGCCGGACTGGTCCGGGTGCCGCCGATCCCGCGCCCCGACCCGCGCGCGATGGTGCTGGAGAACCCCGAGGTGCCGGAGCGCAAGCGGTTCTGCTCGCGCTCGGACTGCGGGGCGCCGGTGGGCCGGGCCCGCAGCGGCCGGCCGGGGCGCACGGAGGGCTTCTGCACCAAGTGCGGCCACCCCTACTCGTTCGTCCCGAAGCTGCGGGCCGGCGACGTCGTGCACGGCCAGTACGAGGTGGTCGGCTGTCTGGCGCACGGCGGTCTGGGCTGGATCTACCTCGCCGTGGACCGGGCGGTCTCCGACCGCTGGGTGGTCCTCAAGGGCCTGCTGGACACGGGCGACCAGGACGCGATGGCGGCGGCGATCTCCGAGCGGCGCTTCCTCGCGGAGATCGAGCACGCCAACATCGTGCGGATCTACAACTTCGTGGAGCACCTCGACCAGCGCACCGGCTCCCTCGACGGCTACATCGTCATGGAGTACGTGGGCGGCAAGTCCCTGAAGGAGATCGCCAACGCCCGCCGCACGCCGGAGGGCCGGCGCGACCCGCTGCCGGTGGAGCAGGCGTGCGCGTACGGCATCGAGGCGCTGGAGGCGCTCGGCCACCTGCACAGCCGCAACCTGCTGTACTGCGACTTCAAGGTCGACAACGCGATCCAGACCGAGGACCAGCTGAAGCTGATCGACATGGGCGCGGTGCGCCGGGCGGACGACGAGGAGTCGGCCATCTACGGCACGGTCGGCTACCAGGCGCCCGAGGTCGCCGAGGTCGGCCCGTCGGTGGCGTCCGACCTGTACACGGTCGCCCGGACGCTCGCCGTCCTCACGTTCGACTTCCAGGGCTACACGAACGTCTACGCGGACTCCCTGCCCGACCCCGACACCATCGAGGTCTTCCGGCGGTACGAGTCGTTCTACCGCCTCCTGGTCCGCGCCACCGACCCGGACCCGGCCCGCCGGTTCGCCTCCGCGCAGGAGATGGCCGAGCAGCTGACGGGCGTCCTGCGCGAGGTCGTCTCCCTCCAGTCGGGCCACGCCCGGCCGGCCCTGTCCACGCTGTTCGGCCCGGAGCTGCGGGTGACGGACACGGAGCTGTTCCCCGCGCTGGACGGGGACGCCTCCCGCCTGGGGGCCCGGCCGGTCCGCCCGCGCGGGGAGCGGTCCCCCGGGCGGTCCCTCCCCGCGCCCGCCGGAGCTCCCCCCGCCGCTCCGTCCGGCCTGCTCAAGCCGGTCGACTGCCCCGCCGCCGCGCTCGCCCTGCCGGTGCCGCACGTCGACCCCGCCGACCCCAACGCCGGTTTCCTCGCGGGTCTGCTGACGTCGGCGCCCGGGGAGCTGGTCCACGCGCTCGCCGCCGCGCCCGCCCCGTCGACCGAGATCCGGCTGCGCCAGGTCCGCGCCTGGCTGGAGACGGGCGAGCCGGACACCGCGCTGCGGGCGCTGCGCGCACTGGAGGAACAGGACCCCGACGACTGGCGGGTGGTCTGGTACCGGGGCGTGGCGGCCCTCGTCACCGGCGACCACGAGGGGGCCGCGCTCGCCTTCGACGCGCTCTACGACGCCTTCCCCGGCGAGACCGCGCCCAAGCTGGCGCTCGGCCTGTGCGCCGAGGTGCTGGGCCAGCTGGACAACGCCGCCGAGTACTACCGTCTGGTGTGGTCGACCGATCCGAGCCATGTGAGCGCCGCGTTCGGGCTGGCCCGCGTCCGGTTCGCGACCGGGGACCGGCACGGCGCCGTGCGGACGCTGGAGTCGGTGCCGGAGTCGTCCATCCACTACACCGCCGCGCGCGTGGCGGCCGTCCGCGCACGGCTGCGCGGACGCACCGCCGCCCCCGGTGACGTACCGTTCCTGGACGACCTGACCGCCGCCGCCGGGCAGGTCGAGGCCCTGGGGGCGTACGGTCTGGATCCGGCGCGCCGCGAGCGGCTGTCGGCCGAAGTCCTCGGCTGCGGGCTGGACTGGGTACTCTCCGGGGGCCAGGGTTCCGCCCCGCCCGCCGGGGGACGGACGCTGCTCGGCAGCGGCCTGGACGAACGGGGCCTGCGCTTCGGGCTGGAGCGCGCGTACCGCACGCTGGCCCGGCTGGCGCCGAGCGGCGAGGAGAGGATCGACCTGGTGGAACGTGCCAACCGTTACCGCCCCCGGACGTGGGTGTAGTTGATGTCGCAGATGCCCCAGCAGGCCGCTGTGCCGAAGTGCCCGAGCTGCGAGGAACCCCTCGAGTCGGGTGATCGTTTCTGCGGTGCGTGCGGATACGACCTGTCCGCGGTGCCCGCACGGCCGAAGGACGAGCCGACGGTCGCCCTGAACGGCTCGGTGCCGCCCCTGCCTCCGGCGCAGGCGCCGGCCGGCGGGACCGCGCGCCCCGCCCCCGCCGCGCCCCACCCCCCCGCCCAGGGGGCTCCCGTACCGCCGCCCCCGCCGGCGGCACCGCCCGCCGCTTCCTCCGGCGTGCGCTTCGACCGCCCCGCGCAGCCGGACACCCCGCCGGCCCCCCGGCAGCCCGGCGGCGTGGACCGGCCGGCCCAGCCCGACGAGTACCCGCTCCAGGCGCCGGACCCGCGGGTGGCCGCCGAGCCGGTGCGGGCCACCGGCGGCGCCGTCTGCGTGGCCTGCCGCGCGGGCCGGGTGGACGACGACGGCTACTGCGAGAACTGCGGCCACGCCCAGCCGCGCGAACGGGACCACATGGAACAGGAATCCGGCCCGATCGCCGCGGTCAGCGACCGCGGCCTGCGCCACCACCGCAACGAGGACGCCTTCGCCGTCGGCACCACCGCGCTGCCGGACGGCTCCCCCGCCTCGGTCGCGATCGTCTGCGACGGCGTCTCCTCGGCGACCCGCCCCGACGAGGCGTCACTGGCCGCCTCCCGCGCGGCGAACGAGTCGCTGCTCGCCGCCCTGCCGCGCGGTACGCACCCGCAGCAGGCGATGCACGACGCGATCGTCGCCGCCGCCGGCGCGGTCAACGCGCTGGCCGACGAGCCCGCGGGGGCCCGGGAGCACGCCCCGCACCAGAACGCCCCGGCCTGCACCATCGTCGGCGCCGTGGTCACCGACGGTCTGCTGGTCGTCGGCTGGGTCGGCGACAGCCGCGCCTACTGGGTGCCGGTCGACCGCTCCGCCCCGTCGGCCCGGCTCACCGAGGACGACTCCTGGGCCGCGCAGATGGTCGCCGCGGGCCTGATGGGCGAGGCCGAGGCGTACGCCGACCAGCGCGCCCACGCGATCACCGGCTGGCTCGGCGCGGACGCCTACGAACTGGAGCCGCACACCGCTTCCTTCAAGCCGGACCGCCCCGGTGTGGTCGTGGTCTGCACGGACGGCCTGTGGAACTACGCCGAGTCGGCCGAGGAGATGGCCGCGGTCGTCCCCGCCGACGCCGCCGCGCGCCCGCTGCACGGCGCCCGGGTGCTGGTCGGCCACGCCCTCGACGGCGGGGGCCACGACAACGTAACAGTGGCCCTCGTGCCGTTCCCGGCCGTCCCCCAGGGGGCAGGATCGGCCTGAGGCCGCGTACGGGAAGCCTCTCGCGGGGAGCCTCAACGGACCGGAGGGGACCGGCCCGTCATCCGTCGTCGCCCCGCGCCGC includes:
- a CDS encoding mechanosensitive ion channel family protein, translating into MSLSAVLSADSPSPVPSESQAPRVPSLQDAQETAGNAAGWVEENWSTWLAIGLRVLLIVVIAAVLRVVVRRAITKLIDRMSRTGQAVDGSALGGLLVNAERRRQRSQAIGSVLRSVASFLILGTAALMVLGTFQINLAPLLASAGVAGVAIGFGARNLVTDFLSGVFMILEDQYGVGDTIDAGVAAGEVIEVGLRVTKLRGEGGEIWYVRNGEVKRIGNLSQGWATANVDVTVRADEDLDRVRATLGEVAEKMGKEEPWNELLWGPIEVLGLDSVLLDSMVMRVSGKTMPGKSLTVERELRWRVKRAFDAAGIRIVGGATAAEDVEAAAPDPTAGVAPPSAYASTASPQSAAASPLPPPSTTK
- a CDS encoding ROK family transcriptional regulator, producing MAGTAGTPGTPRVLRAMNDRAALDLLLEHGPLSRTRIGRLTGLSKPTASQLLARLEAAGLVLAAGTTEGRPGPGARLYEVNPATAHVAGLDVTPERIRAAVADITGRTVGRHELPTSGRRSGTPVVRRVTDALDGAVKAAGLSRADLHRLVIGTPGAFDPNTGRLRYASHLPGWHSPALLDELAAALPVPFAYENDVNLVALAEQRLGAARNHTDFVLLWNQEGLGAALVLGGRLHRGFTGGAGEVGFLPVPGTPLVRRVTRAGSGGYQELAGPRAVLGLARELGVEDIPRGPCAEVAAALVERAAADPDDEAHHRFLRAYATRLATGLASLVCVLDPELVVLSGTGLTSGGEVLRALIRAELEELAAARPRLVLGGVREHPVLRGALESALATTRDEVFDTSR
- a CDS encoding 6-phospho-beta-glucosidase, yielding MKLTVVGGGSTYTPELVDGFARLRDALPLTELVLTDPATDRLDLVAPLSRRIFARRGHPGRITTTTDLDAAVDGADAVLLQLRVGGQAARQQDETWPLECGCVGQETTGAGGLAKALRTVPVVLDIADRVRRASPGAWIIDFTNPVGIVTRALLRAGHRAVGLCNVAIGLQRTFAARLGTDPAGLHLDHVGLNHLTWETAVRLGGPGGEDVLPRLLAGHGDAIAADLRLPRALLDRLGAVPSYYLRYYYAHDEVVRELRTRPSRAAEVADMERRLLALYADPALDEKPALLAQRGGAYYSEAAVDLAAALLRGAGSPHQVVNTLNDGTLPFLPDDAVIEVQAAVGPKGAAPLPAAPVDPLFAGLMANVTAYEDLALEAALHGTRARVFRALLAHPLIGQYEYADRLADTLIAHNREHLAWA
- a CDS encoding BadF/BadG/BcrA/BcrD ATPase family protein, which produces MGLTAGVLAVDAGNSKTDVAVVAPDGTVLATARGAGFRPPAVGLDTAMAALSATVARALAAARTPTVAHVSACLANADLPVEERQLAAALRARGWGTTVEVRNDTFAVLRAGVTEPRGVAVVCGAGINCVGMRPDGRTARFPALGRISGDWGGGWALAEEALWHAARAQDGRGAPTALARTLPAHFGLPDVPALVEALHLRHVPPARRHELTPVLFATAAGGDPVARAIVDRQADEVVTMATVALARLGLLDEETPVVLGGGVLAAGHPRLTDRVRALLADRAPRAVPRTVTAAPVLGAALLGLDRLAAPPESHHRLRAHYET
- a CDS encoding glutamate ABC transporter substrate-binding protein, with protein sequence MNARRVRAGLRGWGGVGAMAVACALALVFALVLTRTGAPADDAGRSVAHAAPARVDEECADPEKQTLSPSRADGATIEAIKNRRGEKRKLIVGVDQNSYHWGYRDPNGGESGRLEGFDIDLVHRIAEDILGDPDAVQFKAIPTDQRIPAIQAGRVDMVVRTMTINCTRLEEVAFSAPYFRTGQQVLAPRSSPVEGYDGTLADRRICTAAGSTAYAKLEEDKKAGRLPESADIRTTVPNQLDCLVRLQLGEVDAVVTDGALAASQAAQDPTVRLKGEAFTTEYYGVAMKKDADDLVRRVNQILVEFRADPEDGWQASYDRWLSDTLGEDSSKSEPPAPVYARGN
- a CDS encoding serine/threonine-protein kinase → MSQAEEGTESRTHGQDPHRARPAAPGTCQRPGCDGTYEDVGGGELYCDTCGLAPVVSASGSPPPERGREPGEGMVGSSPTGVTGGGRDSRGSSGSGGPRSGSRGSRASSRSSQSSRSRRSVSGRLSRSLSGRATGRSVSVRSSGSGAGSSNRGRLGAGLVRVPPIPRPDPRAMVLENPEVPERKRFCSRSDCGAPVGRARSGRPGRTEGFCTKCGHPYSFVPKLRAGDVVHGQYEVVGCLAHGGLGWIYLAVDRAVSDRWVVLKGLLDTGDQDAMAAAISERRFLAEIEHANIVRIYNFVEHLDQRTGSLDGYIVMEYVGGKSLKEIANARRTPEGRRDPLPVEQACAYGIEALEALGHLHSRNLLYCDFKVDNAIQTEDQLKLIDMGAVRRADDEESAIYGTVGYQAPEVAEVGPSVASDLYTVARTLAVLTFDFQGYTNVYADSLPDPDTIEVFRRYESFYRLLVRATDPDPARRFASAQEMAEQLTGVLREVVSLQSGHARPALSTLFGPELRVTDTELFPALDGDASRLGARPVRPRGERSPGRSLPAPAGAPPAAPSGLLKPVDCPAAALALPVPHVDPADPNAGFLAGLLTSAPGELVHALAAAPAPSTEIRLRQVRAWLETGEPDTALRALRALEEQDPDDWRVVWYRGVAALVTGDHEGAALAFDALYDAFPGETAPKLALGLCAEVLGQLDNAAEYYRLVWSTDPSHVSAAFGLARVRFATGDRHGAVRTLESVPESSIHYTAARVAAVRARLRGRTAAPGDVPFLDDLTAAAGQVEALGAYGLDPARRERLSAEVLGCGLDWVLSGGQGSAPPAGGRTLLGSGLDERGLRFGLERAYRTLARLAPSGEERIDLVERANRYRPRTWV